The DNA window agacagacaggccaggccagggttggcagacagacaggccagggtagacatacaggctagacagacaggccaggccagggttggcagacagacaggccagggtagacatacaggctagacagacaggccaggccagggttggcagacagacaggccaggaTAGACATACAGGCTAGAcagacaggccaggccagggttggcagacagacaggccaggaTAGACATACAGGCTAGAcagacaggccaggccagggttggcagacagacaggccaggaTAGACATACAGGCTAGAcagacaggccaggccagggttggcagacagacaggccaggccaggttTGGCAGTTAGATAGGTGCAGTAAATTGTTGAAGAACCTTCAGTTTGTAGTAGGCGTCCGCCTCATCTCTGTGTTGCTGCACAGACTTCTCGTACTCCACCCTGATCTTGTTGAGAGCAGTGGAGATGTCAAAGGACTTGCCCGTGTCAACCTCGATCATGGACACAGACGTGTCCATAGACGTGGTGCCCAGTTTGGACTGCAGAGTGGACAATTCCTGTGCGGATAGAAGTTGGACAGTGATGTACAGAGTCAGCTAGACAGAGTCATGTAGACAGAGTCAGCTAGACAGATTAATGTAGACAGATTTATGTAGACAGAGTCAGCTTGACAGAGAGTCATTTAGACAGAGAGTCAGgtagacagagagtcaggtgtGATGAACACATACACTTCGACAACCAGATATCAAAATAATGACATCGTTCATTTACTATACTCATACTTAATTTACTATTACTAAATTACTATACTCATAAACATAAACACGTAATTCTCTGTACCTCTTCCTGCGTCTTGCTGACAAAGTCCAGTTCGTCCTTCAAGCTGGAGTACTTAGCGTCCAAATCAATGCGTAGTTCAGACGCCAACTCTATGTCCTGGAAAGATAGAGCGATAGTGGTAAATCTATACGCTGAACGAATTCGGAGGGAGAGTAGAGAATTTTGACATGGGGGAGGAGGAGTACGTCCGTAAATATATACATCATTATCCCAGTAAAAAAACAATTTTAAATgcctctttgtttctctctttacCTTCTTCATAGCTGAAATGTCAGAGTCCAGCTGAAACTTCACACCTTGCTCAAAGTCAAACCTGCAACAACATGCAGCAAAGGGAAAAAAAAAACCTTTTTAATGCACCATTCAGCTGTACAAGGAAGTTACATCTAACCATCAAGCTTGTCTATAGAGGGGCCAGATGAATATGGGAggaggattttttttttgtgcTATGCAAAATAAAAGCTATCCGGTCAAGAGGCATATTTTCAACAAATTGAGGAATCTTAAAGGATCACGGTTTAGAGTTTTCATATAGTTTTATCAAACCGAATAAAGTAATAACTGCTTCTTGATTGTTCAATTACTTACAGTATTTGGCTAAATAAAGGTGGACTAAGTTAGAATATTTATAGTTGTATTGTGCTAGTACTCTAATCAATATATTAAATCATTCTCTGAAAGTGAAATAAAATATGTGAAACAGACACTCACTTGGCCTTGAGTTCGTGGGCAGTGCCACGAACGTTGTCCAGCTCGATCTCCAGTTTGATGGTGTCCAGGGTGAGCGTCTCCAGGGCAACACGGTACTCGCCGAGCTGAGCCTCGTACTCCGCTGTGGTGGTGCTGGAGGACTCTGGAGACCCCATGTCCGCACCCCCTGACAACTGGGACAGTCTGGCCTCCAGGATGGCGTTCTCCTGCTGGAGGACTCTCACTTTGCCCATGTACGATGAGAAACGTTCGTTGAGGCCGGACAGCATGTTCTTCTCTGCCTGCCGGGACCGCATAGGAGCCAATGCTGGGCCCAGAGAGGTACCCAATGCCATGGCCGACCCGCCACCGATACCCCCTGCTGCCATGGTGCGTCCCATAGCGAAGGCAGGACTGGCCATCAGGGCtccaccgccaccaccaccataacctccacctccaccataaCCTCCACCATAACCTCCACCataacctccacctccaccatatCCTCCACCATAACCTCCACCAtaacctccaccaccaccacctccacctccacctaagCCACCACCGAAACCCAGCCCACCCCCTGATCCCCCACCCAACCCCAGCCCAGACCCCATAGCCAGTCCACCTCCCAAACCCAGCCCCATGCCCAAGCCTCCTCCGCCACCTCCCCCAAAGCCACTGCCACCTCCCCCAAAGCTACTGCCACCTCCCCCAAAGCTACTGCCACCACCCCCAAAGCCATCTCCAACTCCCCCAAAGCCAAAGCCCAACCTGGCTCCACCGCCTCCTATTCCCCCAGACAGGCCATGGCCACCACCAGCCGACATCCTGGAGGACCAAGTCACAGACATGATGTGCAGCTGAGGATCACAGCATATGCAGCAGATGTAAGAGAATGGGAGATAGAGCTGTCTATGAGAGTCAATTCCCCAATGAAAGCAGATCTGGATTTATATACTGTGGAGccagggagtgtgtgtgggggggggagggGTTGTGGGAGTGGAGGAACAGGATGAGGCTTGTGACTGTGCCACACCACCACTCAGGCACAGACGGAGCCCTCGGGGTGCTGGAGCACCTGCCCTTTTGATTggtggtaaaaaaatatatatagacagttgaagtcggaggtttacatacaccttagccaaattcatttaaactcagtttttcacaattcctgacaattaatcctagtaaaaattccctgttttaggtcagttaggatcaccactttattttcagaatgtgaaatgtcagaataatagtagagacagttatttatttcagcttttaattccttcatcacattcctagtgggtctgAAGCTTAAatgcactcaattagtgtttggtagaattgcctttaaatggtttaacttgggtcaaaagttttgggtagccttccacaagcttccaacaacaagttgggtgaattttggcccattcctcctgacagagctggtgtaaatgagtcagttttgtagtcctccttgctcgcacacgttttttcagttctgcccacaaattgtctataggattgaggtcagggctttgtgatggccactccaataccttgactttgttgtccttaagccattttcccacaactttggaattatgcttggggtcattgtccatttggaagacccatttgcgaccaagctttaacttcctgactgatgtcttgagatgttgcttcaatatatccacataattttccatcctcattattctatctattttgtgatgtgcaccagtccctcctgcagcaaagcacccccacaacatgatgctgccacccctgtgcttcacggttgggatggtgttaaaatctaaaagatttagatgcactattgtaaagtggctgttccactggatgtcataaggtgaatgcaccaatttgtaagtcgctctggataagagcgtctgctaaatgacttaaatgtaaatgtaatgtgttcttcggcttgcaagcctcccccttttcctccaaacataacaatggtcattatgaccaaacagttctatttttgtttcatcagaccagaggacatttctccaaaaagtacaatctttgtcaccatgtgcagttgcaaaccgtagtcaggcttttttatggcggttttggagcagtggcttcttcctttctgagcagCCTTtaagattatgtcgatatagtactcattttactgttgatatagatacatttgtacctgtttcctccagcatgttcacaaggtcctttgctgttgatctgggattgatttgcacttttcacaccaaagtgcgttcatctctaggagacagaatgcatctccttcctgagtggtatgacggctgcatggtcccctGGTGTTTATACATGGGTACTATTgtttattgtttgtacagatgaacgtggtaccttcaggcatttggaaattgctcccaaggatgaaacggacttgtggagatctacaatatttttctgaggtcttggctgatttattttgattttcccattctgtcaaacaaagaggcactgagtttgaaggtaggccttgaaatacatccacaggtacacctccaattgactcaaatgatgtcaattagcctatcagaatcttctaaagccatgacattttctggaatttccaaactgtttaaaggcacagtcaacttagtgtatgtaatcttctgacccactggaattgtgatacagtgaattataagtgaaataatctgtctgtaaacaattgttggaaaaatgacttgtgtcatgcacaaagtagatgtcctaaccgacttgccaaaactatagtttgttcacaataaatttgtggagtggttgaaaaaacaagttttattgactccaaattaagtgtatataaacttccgacttcaactgtatatatacgtat is part of the Oncorhynchus keta strain PuntledgeMale-10-30-2019 chromosome 15, Oket_V2, whole genome shotgun sequence genome and encodes:
- the zgc:136930 gene encoding thread biopolymer filament subunit gamma isoform X1, giving the protein MASPAFAMGRTMAAGGIGGGSAMALGTSLGPALAPMRSRQAEKNMLSGLNERFSSYMGKVRVLQQENAILEARLSQLSGGADMGSPESSSTTTAEYEAQLGEYRVALETLTLDTIKLEIELDNVRGTAHELKAKFDFEQGVKFQLDSDISAMKKDIELASELRIDLDAKYSSLKDELDFVSKTQEEELSTLQSKLGTTSMDTSVSMIEVDTGKSFDISTALNKIRVEYEKSVQQHRDEADAYYKLKMEEIQTATAKSSEAVSEAKMEISGARKELQTFGLELQGLVTANMSLEQSLAEAHAQSSMGVAGYQGQISSLTSAIEVAKTDLHKQIMAYQELLDVKLALDVEISTYRTLLEGDHLKLPDTSGFTTSSYSFSGEKHLKQGSIVELEVEEGEYKLKRS
- the zgc:136930 gene encoding thread biopolymer filament subunit gamma isoform X2 translates to MGSGLGLGGGSGGGLGFGGGLGGGGGGGGGGYGGGYGGGYGGGGGYGGGYGGGYGGGGGYGGGGGGALMASPAFAMGRTMAAGGIGGGSAMALGTSLGPALAPMRSRQAEKNMLSGLNERFSSYMGKVRVLQQENAILEARLSQLSGGADMGSPESSSTTTAEYEAQLGEYRVALETLTLDTIKLEIELDNVRGTAHELKAKFDFEQGVKFQLDSDISAMKKDIELASELRIDLDAKYSSLKDELDFVSKTQEEELSTLQSKLGTTSMDTSVSMIEVDTGKSFDISTALNKIRVEYEKSVQQHRDEADAYYKLKMEEIQTATAKSSEAVSEAKMEISGARKELQTFGLELQGLVTANMSLEQSLAEAHAQSSMGVAGYQGQISSLTSAIEVAKTDLHKQIMAYQELLDVKLALDVEISTYRTLLEGDHLKLPDTSGFTTSSYSFSAGGGGGGIQVKEIITEHTETSLISETASADSEST